CGGAGCGGATGAGGGAATTAGTGCACCAGATGCTGGAGGAGCTTCAAGAGGAGAGAGTGAGGGGGCGTCTGAGGAAGGTTAAGTACGTATTCGACACGGGCCCGCTTCTCCTCTACTTCGCTGGAGATGAGAGAGTGGGAGGCTTCTTCGAAGACGTTTTTTAGAGGTGAAGCTGAAGGCTACAGCCCTCCGGTAGCGCAGGCACCGTTTCTGGGCTTAAGCGGGTGATCACTGCGCTCTACATACTGGCAGTTTTTGCTCGCATGCAAGCTGAGCAGAGCAGGCTCGAGGACGGGGCGCAAACCTGCCTCGAGGAGGGAGCTCTGCAGAGGCTGTTGAGCTTGCTTACAGGAGCTTTAGGGGACTAGCAGCTCCAACACGCTGGAGTGCCTTGTCTCGCTCCACTCTGCATAGGGGAAGTGCGCCTCCACGGTGTACGTGCCGCTCTCGCTGGCCACGTACTCGTACTCCGACTGGACTACCTCCCCGGTTTTCAGCACGCGCTCCTGGACAACTTGCACGCATATCTTCTCGGGGTCGTAGCCCACTGGGAAGAGCTCGACTTCGCGGCCGCTCGGGGTTCGAAGCTGGACTTTGAAGTCTGGAGTGCAGGGCGTCGGGGAAAGGTACTTGAAGTCTACTTCCCCGGGGTTTACAGCTACTGCTACGATCCTGACTGTCTCGCCCTTGCTGAAATTAAGCTTGTCCACCTTGAGGTAGAAAACCACTCCCCGGCGGCTCGATGCCAAGAGATTGACCTCCCGCAGCAGCTGGTAAAGGTAAGTGATCTCTCTGGGAGGCTGCTCGCCGACATCAGTCCAGTAGTAGCTCACCGGGAAGTCTCCGCTGTACAGAGTGAGATTGTAGGTGAAGTAGTCTGCTCCACCTCCAGGCTCGAGCATCAAACCGCGAGGGTAAACTTCAAGGAGAAAGCTCACCCTCTTCGCCATCTCCTCGACGATTGAGTGCGGTACCGTGAAGCTCCCCTGACCGGTGCGGCCTTTGAAGGAGATGGCTCCGTCGGAGTAGTACTCGTACTTCTCGCGAGCACCCCAGAAGCCACCCGCAACAGCGAGCTCCGCTATCTTCCTAGGCTCCTCCCGGAAGCTAACCAGCCTCATACCCGCAATACCGGCTACTACTACTGCAAGCAAGAGGAGCATGTAGATAGCCACTCTCTTCATGCGGAAGAAAAGCCGATCGAAGTATATAATGCTGCCCTTAGAACACCAGGCCGCTCCGGCCGGCTACAGCTCTAGCACCGAAAAGCGCGGCCCCGGCCGCTGCGTCAATGCTCCGCTATCTTGAAAGGTGCGGAGCCGCCGCAGCATAGGCGGGACGCCAGCTACTTCAGAAAGCATATAACACCACGGTAAACCTAGTATACCTGGTGTACATGGCTTCCGTCACCGTCTCGTTGAAAGTGCCCAGGAGGCTCGTAGAGCTGGCCGATAAGATGGTCAGGTACGGTATCGCGAGGAGCAGGTCGCACGCGTTCAACATCATGATCGAGAAGGGGCTCGGCAAAGTAGTCGAGGAGGTCGAGCTCTGGGAATCTGCCTACAGGAAGGTCGAAGAGCTGAAAGAAGCGAAGTACAGGTTGAGGCACGGTCGTCTCAGCGAGCTGCTCAGGGAGGATAGATCCGAATGATTTACCTGGATACCAACGTCATCATATCTTACGTTGACGAGCTGGATTCAAAGCACCCCGATGCGCTGGAGCTTCTCAGCTTGCTTGAAGGCGAGAAAGTTGCGAGCAAGCTCACGCTCCTGGAGCTAGTCTCAGTCTTCTCTCGAGCTGGCTTAGACGACCCGGTAGCCTTAGCCTTGTACTCGATCGAGGAGGTTGGAGTCAGGATCGAAGACATCGACTTCAACATAGTGGTCAGCAAAGCTGTGAGGCTGGCTCGAGATCTGAAGCTCAAAACGCTGGACTTGCTCCACCTAGCCGCTTGCGCTGAGATGAGGTCCGAGATCTTCGCAACGTTCGATGAAGCCATCCTGAAGAGAGCTGAAGACATCCGCAGGCTGCTGGGAGTCAGGGTTATCGGCGGGCCTTGGCGTACTCGATGAGAAGCTAGAGGAGGTAGCGCTTCCTGCTTTCAGGAGCGGGAGGCTTCCGCCTCACACCTTCAGGAAGGTAGGGGCTGATAGCTTCTCGAGGACTTCGGAGAGGGGGAAGGACTCGCGCGCCCGGATCCACGCTTCCTCAGCGTAGAAGCGAGCTGCGAGGCGTAGCGCATCCTGGTCGATCTCGACGACCTCGTCCTCTCTGCGGAAGTAGGAGGTGAGGCTTAGGGCTGCTGCGAGCTGGAGAGCTCTGCGCTCCAGCCTCATCGAGAAGGGGAGGGCTTTCGACGGCGGGATGTGCTCGAAGATCAAGTCCCTAGTTTTCTCGATAAGCTCCAGGTCTTTCTCCTTGAGCAGGACGAGCTTCGGCTTAAGCTCCCGCGCCAGCGGGTGGCGGGTCTGCACCGCGTAGACGAGAGTGAGGTGGTCGCGGATGAGGGGCGCTTTCTCAGCCATCTTCCTCGTCGTGATGCCGAGCATGAGGCGCTTCTGGCTCTCCGCCAGCTCCTTGTACTTCTCCCTGGTTAGCCTGTGAAGCCTGCAGAGCATGCGGTCCTCGATCGCGTTGAAGTTGGGGTCGTTGACTGTGACATCGTACCCGCGCTCGTAGACTCTCGTGTTGTAGTTCACGCTGAAGAACGAGTCGAACTTGTAGGGGCCAACCTTGTAGGCTTTAGTCTCGTACGAGATCACACCCCCCTCCATCGCAAGCTTAAGCGGCTCCACCATCCCCTTGTACTTGAACCAGTCGTTGAACTCAGTGACGATGAAGTTGAAGCGCCTACCCACGTACGCTTCGCCAATCGCAATGAACATCGCCGGAGTCATCCCGCCGCAGTACCTGTTGACCCCCGGGATCCCGTGGGGAAGCACGCCGAGCTTCTCGTTGCCGAGAATGAAGTCCTTAGTTGCGAAAGTCTTCCCCGTCCCCGGCTCGCCGAACAAAGCGAGGTTGAAGCCCGTAGCGAGCGCGCGGTGGCCGCTCTCGGTCACAACTCCGGTATCGGAGAGCGAGTACTGCTGGGTTAGCGTTAGCAGCTCGTCGAAGAAGACGACAGGCCCGAACAAATCGACAAGGTACTCGACGAGGCTCCGCGGCGAGAAGCTCTCGCCGAACTCCAGTACGCGGTCCAGCCTCTCCCTCAGGAGCGCGCTCAAGTAGGCGCGGAGCTCCTCCTCCCTCCTGACAACCTCAGCGTACTCCTCTTCAGCCTGCTTCGTGCTCAACCTCGGGAGCCCGCCGGGCGCGTACTCGTTAAGAGCCTCCTCGACCGCAGGCCTGATCTCCTCGGGGATGCTCCAGGTCTTCTCCCCTTCTCTCGCCTCCCACACGAGCTCCCACCTGTCCCTCAGCTCTGCCAGCAGCC
This region of Thermofilum sp. genomic DNA includes:
- a CDS encoding PIN domain-containing protein; amino-acid sequence: MIYLDTNVIISYVDELDSKHPDALELLSLLEGEKVASKLTLLELVSVFSRAGLDDPVALALYSIEEVGVRIEDIDFNIVVSKAVRLARDLKLKTLDLLHLAACAEMRSEIFATFDEAILKRAEDIRRLLGVRVIGGPWRTR